The following DNA comes from Sebastes umbrosus isolate fSebUmb1 chromosome 8, fSebUmb1.pri, whole genome shotgun sequence.
TTTAGGTTTggcagttaaagctgcagtgcgtagaaatccggaaaacgcaaaatcctgcatcccctcgagctgctctctcctctctctcctctctctcctctctccgctctctgtccgaagcccctccccccacacgagaacgggcatatgcacgcgcttcatacgtgctcgctacatctgaggaggctaccgcagcgagctacacattaccttctaacgacatcaacagtttggactgtctttttgaaagtctgtctttctttttttgggttgttttgaggtgtaggcagttgctgccaatgctggaatagcaagctttccagtaggttgttccgccattgaccgaggctttcactatctgcagagaccagacgtgaacgcgcatctccttttgtggaacagccaataggaacgctctctctgaaatgccctgtgattggtcaaagtctgccgtcacgggcaagattttctaaagcctgtaaacagagccatgaggaggtgcagaggtgtagttttctctcagatcacttgaattacaatatgctgaaaggttattatggaatttttgccaaattataccaaaatattgttgcctactgccactttaacaggTTTGctctagtgatgtgtcggtcacgaacgagccggcccaaagagccggctcttttaagtgaacgataagagccgccTCCCGTCTgagagccgtttttttctttttctgtaattAATTCAAGgaagaatgataggacgatcttctctgcaccacgggcactccatgcactgactttGACTGAATTTTGTGTTAATTACGTCCGTcagaccaatcaggtgatgacgaacaaggatcataccatcaagcagggaggggcgggggtgcgcggcgcgctgacggtctacaggtacagagcaggagggagaggaggagagaaagagagagaggagtgtggtgcgcgaatagcagacaagaggagtgacagtcggaaacgaagcagcatgtaaaattatggtattcaggaaattatagggtttagtataattatattgaataatttaagtgatatatgtgcacacatactaatcataggtcaaaacagcgctaaatttggctgaattataaaaggcagaagtggtaaaacaaaGAGTTGTTTAGGAgctgaaagagccggctcttcttggtgagctgagccaaatgatctggctcactaaaaacagcctgaattcccatcactagttgGCTCAGCAGTTGAGACCCTATATGTTATTTTACCTTGTTATTATGGGACTATAACATTTTACTTTTAGGAgcctacatttttttatcttgtgGTATGCAGCATTGTCTTATAAAGTGATAATGAACTGGGATGAAACAGATGTCTGAGcatgattaatcaataaacaaaTGAGTGGATcaatgagtaaataaataaatgagggtTAGGGTGAAATATATCCTCCCAAACCATGTTACTCCGTTAGACTTTATCAGGATTTGGACACACCCaccagagggagagggaggaagtcAGAGGTGGTCTTTGTGTTCTCTTGTTTCCTTGAACTTCGTCCTATATTTCCTGGGGAATTTGCAGTGTGGCGAACGAGATGCGTCATGTCTTCCACCGTGAAGAGCCTCAAAGTCACCTATAACCCAGTGAATGAGAAAAACACCTTTACCAGCGGGGACTGCGTGTCCGGCTCGGTGACGCTGGAGGCGGCCAAAGAGTGCCACGTAGAGGCTCTGATGATTAAATTTAAGGGGAAAGCAGAAGTGTTGTGGACCGAGAGGTACGGGCAGACTACTGTTACTTACCACTCCAAGGACAAGTACTTCAGCATCAAACACTACTTCATCCGAGACAAAGACGACAAAGGTAAGTGcgtgaattaaataaatagatgttgGAGAATATATATCATGGCTTGGCTTTGCAGAAGTTTCAAAAATAAAGGCACATTAAATGTATCAGAAACTCTGCAGCTCTGAAGATGAGATGCATGCACAGAAAGTAACGGATGGTGGTATGTGTGCAACATACAAAACATTTCAGTGCATTGAGCCATTGTTGTGTATTACATAAGACaaacatacaccgatcagccataccATTGGGTCAGCATGGGCCTCCTGAccaacatcccacaagagctgcagttctggagatgctctgacccagttcTTCTAGCCAGAATAAATTTGGCCCCCTTGTAAAAGTCGCTCACATTCTTGCCCATTTTCTTCAACTTCAAGGACAagatgttcacttgctgcctatAACCCACTGCCATGTGGAGCCATTGTAAGGAgatagtcaatgttattcaGTTCAgctgtcagtggtcataatgttgttaatgttatggctgatcggtgtatcagaaaaaaaacaacccttagtttattttattaagaTTTTAATTACAATTAGCTTGGCATCATTAATTTGGACAACAAAATTGTGTAAAATGCTAAAACAATATGATTGCATTGTCAAAATATGACtccataaaatgtcaataaatgaTTAGAGCTCAAATGATTAGTAGATGAATCGATTTGTCAATCAACAGGAAAAGAATCAGAAACTTTTTTGATGATTgattacttctttttttatgtacCAAAAATCATCAAATCAAAAGTCATCCTCCAGCTTCTCAGTTATGAGGATTTTGTTACTTTTATTTATCTGTATATCTGTATATCTATATGTGATCATAAACTGAACTTCGTTGGGGTTTGGATGTCACTTTGGGCTTACagaaattgtcattttttttcactattttctgatatatttatttcagaccaaatgtttaaagggactgtttgtaactttttacacaaataaatcacccgggtcggtgtcccatgcgcggtcgcatatgcacgctcgcgtgtggctacgctgttcagactccctgtggacacgttccatcagactccaacacaaactacacggaagcactaaaaccgcaaagttatatctagtgaagcccgtcttgcaaaacagtgttggccgcggtggtagtacgcgggggagaccgtagctttggtctccagggccggagtctctgctgtactctgctcctctgctcctctgcctgcctgccttcactcacacacgcgctcgttctcactccacctcatgctcatgcacgcacactacacactgcaggagagttagtttagctctgagaatatctagtgaatgcacagtggacatttgtgcagaaataactgctgcagctcctccagaccaacagaggttttccgtgtcttgtgaaatgacggggctccacagcgagaaacgttatcgtctccgaccgggtgccggtgtctccctgcgggcgcagtcgggaggctgaagcaggaaagataagatattcctttattagtcccgcagtggagAAATTTgcaaacactaggatcagcagtgattcatggagagaccttcgtctggtcagctaacattactgccaagcaggggaaatatagagtgatattgtggttttagctgacgtgtgtcgcctcactgttttgagcgatgctcgttcatgtctatgtagagcgagcaagcgcgagcccgacgctgactttcgttgacttaacggccacaggtgtcgctgttaacaagcatttctgattcttacaaacagtccctttaatagctCAAGTAACAAATGTTAATTGCTGTTAATTCACTGTGCTGATTTTTCTTCAGGAGATGACAACCAAACACTACTGACAAACCATGGAGACACATGTAAGTATGTCCAAAGAGCTAGTTCAAACTTGAAATCTTGTATGGGTTGTGAAATGAACATATGTTTAGAGTGAACATGttctttttgctttttcagACAGCAGTGTTGTTGCCCCAGGATGCCATGTTTACCCATTCACCTTTCAGATCCCTTTCCAGTAAGTAATCACTCTTTTAATTGGTTCCGTAATGCGTTGACAGATCCTCTTTTCACTTTGCTTTTTAAACAATGGAAATATGGTACTATGGTATATTGTCTTCTGAGAAACATCTTAACAGATCAACTTCAGGTTTTGCAATAgtttaaatcatttaaagatatattctaGACGTATTGTAGAGTCTGTATATTATTTTGGTTGCTTGCTTTCTTGTATGTGCAATGCAATAAAACATGTCTGGTCAATGTCCCGTGTTCTTCTGGCCTCCTGCTCTGGTGCTTCAGGAATACTCCCTCCTCCTTCGACGGCTGTGTTGGTAAAATCGTGTACTCGCTGGAGGCCAAACTGAGCAGATCAATGAGGATTCCCAAGAAAGATTCAACTAAGATCAACTTTGTGTCAAAGGAAGACCTGACCAGTGACCCTGGGCTAATGGTATTTGTTGAGTTGCATTTTCATTCCTGTCATTCCAACAGGGAAAACAATCTGCATGCGTTGGTGATAGCAGCTGAATGACTAAAATCCAGCCCCTCTTTACTGCCTGCCAGAAGGTGTATTGAGCAATGTGCTTAAACCTCAGCTGCCTCCACCAGTGGATATATTTGAATGACTATTTGCATTCAGCAAACCCACACTGTATAAACAACAATATACTCAATGTTGCTGGTGAATTATCACCTCTAGGCTATTAGATTATGTGAACGAAAATGGTtcatgatttaagcatatttttttaatgctaaatgcagtacctgtgagggtttctggacaatatttgtcattgttttgtgttgttaattgacttccaataataaatatgtacatacatttgcataaaggaagcatatttgcccactcccatgttgataagagtattaaatacttgacaaatctccctttaaggtacattttgagcagataaaaaatgtgtgattaatttgcgtttaatcactattaactatggacaatcatgtaattaatcgcaattaaatattttaatcggttgacagccctagttattttaGTAGTACACCTGTTGAATCAGCTCACAGCTTTTGTTGTGCTGACAGGCACACCAGAATAAAAGCTAAtaagtgttttttctctctctctctctctctctctctctctctctctctctctctctcatgtctctcttctgtctttcagaCACCGCAGCACGAGTCTAAGGATAAGaaaatgaaatttttcaactcaGGAACGGTAGCCATGGATGTGAATCTTGAAAAAACAGGTTTCTTCCAAGGTGAGAGCCCTCAGAGTCATGTTGACACTTGTTAGTCTCATGCCATGGGTTGTTTTGACATTTCTGGTCTGTTTTGCAGGAGAAGGATTAAAGGTCCTGGCCTGCATTCAGAACAACTCGTCTCGCGAGATCAAGCCCAAGTACTGTGTGTACAGAAAGCACAGCTTCTTTGCAACAGGGAAGAGAAGAGTCAGCACTAAAGACCTCTTTAAAGAGGTGGGAGAGCCCATCCCCCCTTCTTCTAACCAAAATGTCACAAGAGTCATCACCATCCCCCATGATGTGGAGCCCTCCATCCACAACTGCAATATCATCAAAGTGGAGTACAGACTCAGGGTAAAGCAAAGTTCACACTCCACAACTTTCAAAGTCGCTAAAGCCATGTATTGTTAACTAGGCATAAGCATCTATATGGCAACACCCTCTATCTAACACACTCAATTCGGAAAAGAAACAACTTCAAATAAACTTCAGCGCTACTGAGAGGATATATAATCTGTGTAAAACATTTTATCTCTAAATTATGTAGCAGTAAAATTGAGAATAAAAAGTGAAGGCATCTTGGGTGTTGTTATGTTTACTTATCTAAATAAGTGTCTCC
Coding sequences within:
- the LOC119493456 gene encoding arrestin domain-containing protein 3-like, whose translation is MSSTVKSLKVTYNPVNEKNTFTSGDCVSGSVTLEAAKECHVEALMIKFKGKAEVLWTERYGQTTVTYHSKDKYFSIKHYFIRDKDDKGDDNQTLLTNHGDTYSSVVAPGCHVYPFTFQIPFQNTPSSFDGCVGKIVYSLEAKLSRSMRIPKKDSTKINFVSKEDLTSDPGLMTPQHESKDKKMKFFNSGTVAMDVNLEKTGFFQGEGLKVLACIQNNSSREIKPKYCVYRKHSFFATGKRRVSTKDLFKEVGEPIPPSSNQNVTRVITIPHDVEPSIHNCNIIKVEYRLRVYLDVKYASDPEIKFPIVILPASQVPAMLAPPPAASGFGFEPFGSTNPPAWGIVSPQPPAAPQPSDAPPPYGAYGTYPPLMDFGNKY